The Setaria italica strain Yugu1 chromosome IX, Setaria_italica_v2.0, whole genome shotgun sequence genome has a window encoding:
- the LOC101761070 gene encoding protein RTE1-HOMOLOG: protein MEDQRSQLGQIDPRRARFPCCIVWTPIPFITWLVPFIGHIGICREDGVILDFAGPNFISVDNFAFGAVARYIQVNCDECYKLLEPEGGATWDGALKKGTQEFQNRNYNLFTCNCHSFVVNNLNRLFYSGHEKWNVVSLAAVMFLRGRWVSTASAVKTFLPFAVVLSVGTLLGGMTFLIGLAAFAAVMTGWFLVGTYCIKGLIEL, encoded by the exons ATGGAAGATCAGAGAAGCCAGCTTGGTCAGATCGACCCAAGAAGAGCCCGATTTCCTTGTTGCATCGTTTGGACTCCAATACCCTTCATCACATGGTTGGTGCCATTTATCGGTCACATTGGTATCTGCAGAGAAGATGGTGTGATTCTGGACTTCGCTGGTCCAAATTTTATATCAGTTGACAACTTTGCATTCGGAGCTGTTGCACGCTACATTCAAGTAAATTGTGATGAG TGCTATAAGCTTCTTGAACCTGAAGGAGGTGCCACATGGGACGGTGCGTTGAAGAAAGGCACGCAGGAGTTTCAGAACAGGAACTACAACCTATTCACCTGCAACTGTCACTCCTTTGTCGTGAACAATCTGAACCGACTGTTTTACTCCGGCCACGAGAAATGGAATGTGGTCAGCCTAGCTGCTGTGATGTTCTTACGAGGCCGCTGGGTGAGCACGGCGTCTGCGGTGAAGACTTTCTTGCCGTTCGCGGTCGTGCTCTCCGTCGGTACCCTCCTCGGCGGCATGACATTCCTGATTGGCCTTGCTGCTTTCGCCGCTGTGATGACTGGCTGGTTCCTTGTGGGCACCTACTGCATCAAAGGCCTCATAGAGTTGTGA
- the LOC101754878 gene encoding cell number regulator 7, with product MYPAKSSEAAPATGNATSQWSSGLCDCFDDCGLCCLTCWCPCITFGRVAEIVDRGATSCGASGTLYALLASLTGCHWIYSCTYRSKMSAQFGLPENPCCDCCVHFCCEPCALCQEYNELKARGFDPKLGWDLNAQRGAGAGKAMYAPAEQGMGR from the coding sequence ATGTATCCGGCGAAGTCCagcgaggcggcgccggcgaccggcAACGCCACCAGCCAGTGGTCCTCGGGGCTCTGCGACTGCTTCGACGACTGCGGGCTGTGCTGCCTGACGTGCTGGTGCCCGTGCATCACGTTCGGGCGCGTCGCCGAGATCGTGGACCGGGGCGCGACGTCGTGCGGGGCGAGCGGGACGCTGTACGCGCTGCTGGCCTCCCTCACGGGGTGCCACTGGATCTACTCCTGCACGTACCGCTCCAAGATGAGCGCCCAGTTCGGCCTCCCGGAGAACCCCTGCTGCGACTGCTGCGTCCACTTCTGCTGCGAGCCCTGCGCGCTCTGCCAGGAGTACAACGAGCTCAAGGCCCGCGGCTTCGACCCCAAACTCGGATGGGACCTCAACGCccagcgcggcgccggcgccggaaaAGCCATGTACGCGCCGGCGGAACAGGGGATGGGCCGCTGA
- the LOC101760668 gene encoding probable GTP-binding protein OBGC2, which produces MALLLHPRLPSHPLRAATQHHHAISDSSCLVPLPGLARKRTPFAVTCRAARVKEAAPTTRAAAPPTPASLAKEAHKYFDHAVVTVRAGDGGHGAVLAMPPAPSTDAAKPRGRFNRGEKKSKKVSYKRNYDGSVALPTGGHGGDVVVYADEAEETLLRFHEKARYCAKRGGNVGAAGGTLSSRMHSGFAGETLRIPVPVGTVVKRKKGTVLADLAHPGDEVLVARGGQGGISLIDVPEYRRRKAMTLSPNIMRDASDKVLTHGQPGEEVSLELILRVVADVGLVGLPNAGKSTLLSAITLARPDIADYPFTTLMPNLGRLGGDPALGALQFSSEATLADLPGLIEGAHLGKGLGRNFLRHLRRTRVIVHVVDAGADDPVNDYKIVREELRMYNPQYLERPYVVVLNKIDLPKAHDRLSSLALEISSIGCEERQDISGSKDNLNGHVSKHQVSSEATVEGGEKQLGDYPRPQAVVAASVLRHIGIDEMLKEIRAALRKCFDHKLPEQ; this is translated from the exons ATGGCGCTTCTTCTCCATCCCCGCCTCCCCTCCCACCCTCTCCGCGCGGCCACCCAGCATCACCACGCCATCTCGGATAGCTCTTGCCTCGTTCCCCTCCCCGGCCTTGCGAGGAAGCGCACGCCGTTCGCGGTCACGTGCCGGGCGGCACGGGTCAAGGAGGCCGCTCCGaccacgcgcgccgccgctcctcctacGCCGGCGTCGCTGGCGAAGGAGGCGCACAAGTACTTCGACCACGCTGTGGTCACGGTCcgcgcgggcgacggcgggcaCGGCGCCGTGCTCGCCATGCCGCCTGCCCCCTCGACCGACGCCGCCAAGCCCCGCGGCAGGTTCAACAGGGGcgagaagaagagcaagaaggTGTCGTACAAGCGGAACTACGACGGGTCGGTGGCGCTGCCCACgggcgggcacggcggcgacgtcgtGGTGTACGCCGACGAGGCCGAGGAGACGCTGCTGCGGTTCCACGAGAAGGCGCGGTACTGCGCCAAGAGGGGCGGGAACGTGGGCGCCGCCGGTGGCACGCTGAGCTCGAGGATGCACAGCGGGTTCGCCGGGGAGACGCTCAGGATACCCGTGCCTGTAG GAACTGTTGTGAAGCGCAAGAAGGGGACTGTTCTTGCTGATTTGGCTCATCCTGGCGATGAAGTGCTCGTCGCTAGAGGTGGACAGGGCGGG ATCAGCTTGATAGATGTGCCTGAGTACAGGAGGAGGAAAGCCATGACTTTATCCCCAAACATCATGCGTGATGCTAGTGACAAA GTATTAACTCATGGTCAGCCTGGTGAGGAAGTAAGCTTGGAGTTGATCTTAAGGGTAGTTGCTGATGTTGGCCTTGTG GGACTTCCAAATGCTGGAAAGTCAACACTTCTATCAGCTATTACACTCGCAAGACCAGACATTGCTGATTATCCATTCACTACATTAATGCCAAATCTTGGCCGTCTTGGTGGAGATCCTGCTTTAGGAGCCTTACAGttttcctctgaagcaacattGGCAGACTTGCCAGGTCTAATTGAGGGTGCTCATCTTGGAAAG GGTCTTGGCCGCAATTTCTTAAGACATTTAAGGAGAACTAGAGTAATCGTCCATGTTGTCGATGCTGGTGCAGATGATCCTGTCAATGATTATAAGATTGTCAGAGAA GAATTAAGGATGTATAACCCCCAATACCTGGAGCGACCTTATGTTGTGGTCCTGAACAAGATTGATCTTCCTAAG GCCCATGATAGGCTATCATCACTGGCTTTAGAAATATCTTCAATTGGTTGTGAAGAAAGGCAGGACATAAGTGGCAGCAAAGATAATCTAAATGGACACGTAAGCAAACATCAGGTCTCATCGGAGGCTACAGTTGAAGGTGGTGAAAAGCAACTCGGGGACTATCCAAGACCTCAAGCTGTTGTCGCTGCTAGCGTATT GAGGCATATCGGGATCGATGAGATGCTGAAGGAGATAAGGGCAGCCCTGAGAAAATGCTTTGATCACAAGTTACCAGAACAGTGA
- the LOC101753673 gene encoding uncharacterized protein LOC101753673, giving the protein MGRKSAPIGSRYGRVCEELLEMGARVAVRSYGHCPQTGRMYYKPPSTPATGTADGSRNGEESASREAGASAAAARRQQQQAAAKVEFHASEFILYGGGKEEPRHCSR; this is encoded by the coding sequence ATGGGGAGGAAGTCGGCGCCAATTGGCAGCCGGTACGGCCGCGTGTGCGAGGAGCTGCTGGAGATGGGCGCCCGGGTCGCCGTGCGGTCCTACGGGCACTGCCCCCAGACGGGGCGCATGTACTACAAGCCCCCCTCGACTCCGGCCACCGGCACCGCCGACGGCAGCCGGAACGGGGAGGAGTCCGCGTCCAGAGAGGCCGGagcatcggcggcggccgcgaggaggcagcagcagcaggcggcggccaaGGTGGAGTTTCACGCCTCGGAGTTCATCTTGTACGGCGGCGGGAAGGAAGAACCGAGACATTGCTCGAGATGA